The Lolium rigidum isolate FL_2022 chromosome 1, APGP_CSIRO_Lrig_0.1, whole genome shotgun sequence region GAGGTGTGGCAAGTGATCAAGTCCTAGTAAAAAAGACAGGGCGCCTGGACAAGACGCCTAGCCTGGATGGTTTCACGGGCAGGTTCTACACGTCATATTGGCCAATCATCAAGGCGGATGTGATGGACGCTTTTGCCTGTTTTTGATGTGGAGACTACCGGGCGTTGGAGCAATTAATCATGCTCTTATCAATATCTTGCTCAAGAAGCCGGATGAGGTGGAGGTGAAGGACTTCCGCCCTATTAGCCTAATCCGGTGGGGCTAATCTAGTCGTGAAGGTTCTCGTCAGCCATCTCTCGCCTTCTATGCCTAAGTTGGTAGGACCACATCAGAGTGTGTTCATAGGCGGGAGATGCACGCATGACAACTTCCAGCTGGTCCAAGGGACAGCACAGCACCTCAATGGTGAGTTTGGTGATGTCCAAGCTCGACATAACCAAGGCCTTTGACACCATGGACTGGGCATTTTTGCTCCAGGTGCTTGCCAAGATGGGTTTTGGTGAGAAGTTCTTCACCTAGATCTGCACCATGCTCTCTTCGGCAACGATTAAGGTTCTCCTCAATGGGGTGCCAAGGGTTCTCATCTGCAACAAGGGGGTCTCCAGCAGGGGGGCCTGCTGTCCCCCTTGCTTTTTGTCATGGCGGTGTTCAATTACATGATTCAAAAGGAAGCAAATGAGGGTCTGCTATCTGACGTTCATGGATGTGGCTACGTATGCGGCCTTAGTCGAGGACTTTGGAGAGGGTTTTGGTCTCCGCATGAACCTGGCCAAATGCGCGGCCCACCTCATCCGGTGTGGGCTGGAGCAGAGTGTGATAGTGCAACAGGGGATGCAATGCAAGATCAAGGCCTTTTAGTGCACATATCTCGGGCTTCCCTTGGGTCCGTGGAAGCCAACAGCAGTGCAGCTACAACCGCTAGTGGATTGGGCCGCCAACAGGTTGCCGTCATGGGGAGCCAAGTTGTTGAACAGGGGGTCGGACAAAGATCATGAAGGCCACCCTCGCAGCCATGTCCATACACGCCATGCTCTCCCTCGACATCCCAGTAAATACTCTCGGGATTCTATGGGGGGGGGTCATGTGGAAGGGAGGGAAGGACATGAATGGAGGGCACTGTCTGGTGGTGTGGAACAAAGTTGCTTCCCAGAGGGAGAATGGGGGAATCCCCTACCTGAGGTTGCACTGCTCTTCGATGCCCTTGGGCGTGGCTGCAACGCACGGACCCCACCAAGCCGTGGACGAGCATCAACATCCAACTTCCGTAGGAGGTGTTGGCCCTGTTACCAAGCACGCTAAGCCGTTTGACGGCGTTGTGAACTTGTCGCTTGGCACCCCTTCTATGATATGAGATACACCTTCGAGGGAAAAAGGGAAAAGGGGGTACACGTAGATAATTTACCCTTTATAAGACCGCAACAAGGAGCAACTTGTTATAGTTCTACTAGGAAAACAACTTATTTACACACCTGAATCAGTAACTGTGTGCTTGCAGAGTGCATTTGTATGAGTATAGCTGTGTGCATGTGCAGGAGCTGGCGGGTATGAGGTTTGTTGTAGGCAGGGGGCAGTTAACTTAATAGATAAAGTGCTTTTAGTTACCCATAGGCATGACTGTTCCTGAAAATACTAATGAGTATGAAAGGAATATTGTCAAAGAAGAAAGAGATGACATGTCTTAAATTAGCCAAGCAAAACTAGATTCTGTTTGGGTCATGTAGTCAATTATGTAACAACAGCTCACTGACGATCTTGTATGGTTCCTTCAATGCTGATCTTCCTCCCTAATCTGCCGAATTCTATTAAATCACAGGCATAAGCCACGGCGAATTGCCAAGACATGTGGAGCAAAAATGAGGATGGCATGGCTCTCTGTCAGAAGAGCTACATTGATTCATTCATTAATGGTATGAGCTTTTCTGAAGAACTATGGCATGCACAGATGATGTGTAAACAAAGCTTGCACCAGTATTATCACCTGAAGGTTAATGTTTAGACTACATGTGCTCTTAGTCATACCAATCTTTGCATTAGTCAATTAGTTTAATCAATTTACAAATAACATAGCTTCGTCAAATATTGTATGTTATTCAAAAATATCAAGGGGAGCATATTAAATTCTTGCACGATATTCAACACAAAATCTGGGATACCATCTAATAAAAATGATTCTGAGAGAAGTACTCACCTTCCAAAACAGTTCCGAAGACAATGTTCTGACCATCAAGCTCTGGACAGGGCCCTGGACCTGTAGTAACCAGGAATTCAACATTGTGATAATTGGGGCTGAGTTTGATGCTATCGTCATCATCATTCTGTCCAAGGCACAAGGATAGTGTGCCAGGCCTTAAGTGTCTCAGCTGGTACGCTTTAGGGTCAACAGTCTCAGCATTGCTCAAAAGCCTTGAGGGAGGTTGGACCACACCTTTATCACGCCGAGGACCTTGGCGGCCAGCAGCAAAGAACTGACCTTGGCGGAGCTTGTGCACAAGTGTGCCTCGATATGCAGAAGCCGTGCACGTAACTTTGAAGTTGGCAGTAGTGATGGGGAGCAGCCGACCATAGAGACCAAAGACTACACGGCCAAGAGGTTCAGAATCAGGGCATGAAGAGAGTTCAGCTCCTAACGTGCGGTCAGAGCTAAAGTAGCTTGGGCAGATGCTGAAGTCCATGAATATGCGATCTGTGATAGTTGTGTCAATTGTAGAGGTGGATGGAGTATTTGCATCATCTACGGCAAATGAGGAGGAAACAGAGAGGAGAAGAGAGGAGGCAGGGAGCAAGACGATAGACCGCCTAGGAATTTTTGGGGAATAGTTGTATTTATGGGGATTGTCATGGTTTGGTTTTGAGGAAGTAAAACAAGAACGTTGGCTGTTGGGATAATGATGGAAGCTGCTAAGAGGAACGGAGCCTGCTATGGAGGAAGTAGCTCTTGTGGTTGATGAAGGCAATATATTCTTGTTAACAGAATATTTCAATGTTTGTTCTTCCGTCCATACTTCCGCAGAAGATGTGATGCTAATATCATTTTCTGCAAGTTACAACAGAAATTGGATGAGAAATAAATTTTGGTCATGGGGATATGCTTACTTTCTTTGGTACTAGtataacactttgtatgggtTAACCAACAGTCACTACCCATCATGAATAGCTTACAGATCAGCTCAGGCATTCCGAATTTAAGAACTCCATCTATTTATCCAATTTTCAACATTAAGATACTAAACCTTGAAGCCTACCCATGGCTGAGCATATGACATGGGTGCACAATGTACAACAATTATTTTAGGTAAATAAACAGTTATCAAGTAGTTATAATACACACGTATATTGAAATTTCCCTCAAAGATTGTTTAAATATAGTGATTTCACGTTGCAACCTGCTACCCAACTCCCCCTTCATTGCTCTTCCATAAACCCAGTAGGCAATCCCCACCAGCCTATATCATCAATAAGCCTGTTTGCCCAACACGCCGACAATTCAATAGAAGAACAGCCCATCTGCCTTGGCTATCACCAACTCCGAACTACCAACATAGCGAGTGCCACTTGTGACTGATACAGCTCAGGCAGGATGAACGTGCAGGGCTGGATGCAGGCGGGCCGTGGGCCACCTCGGCAAGTCGGCGACCAGCAAGCAGGGAGTGCCTTCCCTTGTCTCCTTACTTTGTTGTCTTGATGTGCTAGTACATTGGTCTCGCTCCCTTTTATTTTACTAGTGTCTTCGTAAtggttagttagttagttaattaATTATTACAATAGCAGTGTATTACTCTTTGTAGCTAGATCTAAGAATGATTTTTGTGTTTCTTACAAAGACTTAAAATATGAAGAGGAAATCTGCGAGTTTGATAAATTCTTGGTTATAGCTTGAAAGACAAATCTGAGTTTTGCTATTTTTGATCtcgaaattttgtactgaactatCTTTTAAACTCTGTAGACCAACTATTTGAGTGCTGGCTCCGTCACTAAGCCTACCTTTCCGAGAATAAGGCAGATATGTTTTGAATGGCAACAGTAACTATTCCAAAGGATGGATAGCTATGGTACTCTTGGCCTGTTGCCAGAGATTGTGTTTGCATATTGAAATTTCTTGTCAATCAATACACGCCACATACTGAAGTGGACGAATGAAATTATATCTTGCAAGTCATTCTTGGTCCATGTGCATACCAATGAGTTTGGCCACAATTAAAATCAGCTTTGTAGCATGTGAACAGAAACAAATAGGGAAGTTCAAAATCCATCATTGCACCAATTCTGTGATGAAACACGGGTGAAGTGGGGAGCTCTCCCGGACTGGAGCTCTCAAACGGCCTCCTAAATAGCAAGTACATGTAAAGATCATCACTACTCTACTTTCACATGGTTCCGTGTTTTTATGTTATCATTTTTGTCCCCAAGGTACCATCTAGCCACCCAAATCTTCCATGGTACAGATTCTCCCTTTTTATAGTTGTCAGCGATAAGCTTTACAGAAAGTCAGCAGGCATGTAATTATATGAGTCCTTCAGCTCAAACATTAATCATGATAATGTTTTTCCTCATTAGGCTTTCCATCATATCAGTAGCTTCTCAAAACCTTGCTACTAGAGGGGCCGTCTATACTTGTTCGGAGTTTGTCGCGGTCTATACATGTCTGGTGACTGGTGGGTGGCAGGCTGTAATGCAACAACCAAAATCACTGGCCATCTAGCAAGCATTCCTAAACGTTCCACGGCAGCTGACTTAATGACACAGTCTCACTGTTTCAGTTTCAACTAACAATAAGCATGCAAACTGAATGGAAAAAAAATGGAGCAGTTCATTTCCTTCTAGAACACCGAAAACGTTGATTTGAATTGGCGGAACAACCGTGCACGAACCTCACCTTCGAAAtcgccggtgccggcggcggaggacgggGGCACAATCCTGCGGCTGCACTTGGCCCTGCGACTGCGGAAAACGGAGGCGGAGATCAGGGACGAGGAGGGGAAGGGGTGGCGGTGGGAGTTGGCGTTGTGGTCTCGGTGGTGGAGAGCGACCGACATAGCGGTGGCGGACATGGTAGCGGTGGGAGGGAGCTGTGACCTGTGGCCGTTACTGGCCGAAAAGGATAACGAAAAATAATACGGAGTATCTTACCTATTAAATTGCAATCGGTGGTGGTCGTACGTAATAAAACCATCGTCCGTCAAAATAACCAGGATCTGATCGGCCTTCACGCGTGAAAAAACCAGGTTCGAGCAGCCTTCACGCGTCAACAAAACCGGCAGATGTTCCTTTGTTCGGCGTTGAGACTTTCCTTTTCGTCCTGAAGGAGTTGGCATCGAACTCTGATTCGTACCGAATCAAATCTCATAAACATTGCTTGATCTGCACCATAAacattgcacgaggcttgggagGAGGTGAAACGGTGCATGAAGGATAATCCAGATCCCGACCACCCATCAATTTCCCGGCGGCCGCGCCCTGCTCGTCGCTCGACCTCACAAGGTCTCCTTCGCGTCCCCGTCCACCGGCCGAGGTACGACCGTGCTGGCTTTTTCGGATGGAGAGACAGCGACGGGAGGGAGCACACTAGATCTCGGCGCCGATTCCGGCCGCCTCCGTGCTCGGTAGGGGAGAGACGGGGCATAGAGGAGAGGGAGGAAGTCACGGTGTGGGACGGGAGCAGAGGAGGCGGTCGTGGTTGGAGAGGAGAGGATGGGGTGGGGGTCCTGCCTCGTGCGtgggtggagaagaaaggagggggCCCGGCCGAGCAAGGAGATACACATTATATTGCTGGTACAGTGGTACTGATTTGTTGATGAAGGAAAGGAGATGAGGCCATCGGTGATTTGCTCCTACTGATTTTGCTCGGTTATGGAGAAGGCTGCTACTTCTACTCGGCCTATTTTGTTGTCGTAAAAAAAGTGTCGCTGCTCAACTTTCTAGAGAAATATAGAAGAATGCTAATATGTTTATTTATACTGAATTTTGTACTAATTTGCTTATGTTGATTTTTGACATGTTGTACGGTGCTTTTTTAGATACATTGAAGTGGTATCTGCTGACATGCGTTGGGATGACAGACAGGATAATTATTATAGCCTAATTGGGGAACAAAAGACTATGCAAGCTCAACATGTTTCTGTATCTACAAACAAAGATCACCGTTGAACGGTACTTAGatcatcttcagccgcgtcccccaagtcGTGTCCGGATAAAGCGTCCGATCAAGCGTTTGGGAACACCGCCGCGTGGTGCCTCTTTTGGGCGCGCCTGTTTACAGTCGCGCGTACGTCCCCCAAATAAAAATCTATTGAAATTTAAATTCAATCAAAAAAGTGGAATTCGTTCAAATTTGTTATATATTATAAGGATttgaatgaaataaaataaactaatggCGCATGTTCGGTGGCACTGGGTATCGCACGTCATACATCGCCCAAGGTTGGGCgatggtgaggctgccgcggctgaATCATTGGCGGCGAGGATGCTTGCGGCGGTTTCTCGACATGGTTTGAGTGTGGGGAGGAGTGGGCCGAATGATTTGGAGTCGCCGGGAAGGCGTGTTCTCCTTTTATACTGCGGTGGCAGCCAAAGCGGCGGGAGAGGTTGATCGCAACTAACTCCGGCGCGGATGGCCACGTGGCCATGCGGGACGCGACCCTTCGCTGTGTTGCCTGGGAAAGGACCTGTATCGTTGGGAAAGCTGTGCGGCCATTACGCCGCTTGACCGGAGCGACGTGTTTAAACCCCGAGTGCATGCCTCTGTTGCAGACGATGCTGGTCCACCACGTGTGACGTGGGTTTTCGTTCTATCCGGCGTCCCCGCGTCGTCccttgtgtagcggggacgggatcAAACGGTGCTTTTTTAGATACATTGAAGTGGTACCGGACCAAAAATGGCTTTAGGGCAAGCGGCTGGGAGGTCAAACGTCCGGCGCACCAAATTCCTTTGAaaggcgctttgggggacgcggctagagatgctcttatatataTTACTAAAATGTAAAACTTTCATGGCAAAATGGAAATATCTAAAAATATATTCTTACACTATCATGTATATCAAGATATACAACTTCAAATATACACCTTCCACTAGAGATTCTTTGAGcacaattagttcatgttttgttCACTTGCCTACCCCAAATCCAAAATAATTTTTCTCGGATATAATTTGCAGAGATTCTAAAGATATGACACACTTAATTGATACGTGCATGAACTTTAAATAAGTATTTACCTATGACCCTTTTGTAGAGAACAAGAGATTAGCTGGGCAGTACAAAGAGCTACAGGTTTTCACTCCTTGACTAAAACGCCAATTTTTGTGATAACCTGAAAACATAATAAAAAGGGGTTTAATAGAAAataaaccgtagcaacgcacgggcaaatttgcTAGTAGTTGTTAAAGCAGCAACGCGCCGGCCAATAATGCTAGTCTATATacctacctaataataaaggactaAGAGCACATGGGCGCTATAAGTTGGCGCGGTATACGACGTTGCGGCCGCGCTGTAAACCGTTGCCGCGCGCCGGAGCGATTTCTCCCCCGCCGGgtccgccattttgcagcgcgtgttggcgcggtaaaatagcacctccgcGGGACGTGCCATTTTGCAGCGCACGGGCGCGGCGCTAACAACAAACACACACGAGTATGCATCCACCaagatcaaacaatatataaaaattcacaaataaaatgtaccatccaaatacagtacattgttcacaacaatacttcacaccaaatacaacacgtccaacatacaacaatacaacatggtttcaatacaacacatagttttcaaacaaatacaacaaatatgcaactattgttgtccattccaattccaccattcttccatgagatcttttggaagctcatcatgtgtgtcgttgcaccgaatggcatggtatgaggcaatgaaccgggcaatcctatgtgcggacctcctcacttgcacgggaacccccatcaagtcgtagtgggtatgatccacatcttttccgcgatcatcctctataatcatgttgtgcatgattacacacgcggtcatgatataccaaaggcattcttggaaccaaaatctagccggtcctctaacaatggcaaattgggcttgcaaaatcccaaatgctctctctacatctttcctagccgccgcttgtgcattgtggaattgggtttgcttcttac contains the following coding sequences:
- the LOC124685173 gene encoding peptidyl-prolyl cis-trans isomerase CYP28, chloroplastic — translated: MSATAMSVALHHRDHNANSHRHPFPSSSLISASVFRSRRAKCSRRIVPPSSAAGTGDFEENDISITSSAEVWTEEQTLKYSVNKNILPSSTTRATSSIAGSVPLSSFHHYPNSQRSCFTSSKPNHDNPHKYNYSPKIPRRSIVLLPASSLLLSVSSSFAVDDANTPSTSTIDTTITDRIFMDFSICPSYFSSDRTLGAELSSCPDSEPLGRVVFGLYGRLLPITTANFKVTCTASAYRGTLVHKLRQGQFFAAGRQGPRRDKGVVQPPSRLLSNAETVDPKAYQLRHLRPGTLSLCLGQNDDDDSIKLSPNYHNVEFLVTTGPGPCPELDGQNIVFGTVLEGMDIITNIATIPTYKPAERIQFFNDFAQLIGDERAQSARAMWDRPQKTVYISGCGELKVTKPSLSPPSLP